A part of Desulfomicrobium macestii genomic DNA contains:
- a CDS encoding chloride channel protein — protein sequence MRKDPAEYDRIMAMGRWLLNFVLIGVVSGLGAVLFHLLCEGGNFLFMDMLAGYHPPAPAGERHLLPSTGNEFNRYMLLVLPALGGLVSGWLVYTFAPEAEGHGTDGAIDAYHRKAGHIRGRVPIIKTLASAITLTSGGSGGREGPIAQIGAGFGSFLATRLKLSDRDRRIMLAAGMAAGVGSIFRAPLAGALFAAEVLYRDPEIEGDVIIPAGLSSVVAYCIFCMFFGWGNLFRAPHMEFSNPLALGPYTVLAVVLAGVGWLYVTSFHRITAFFRSLRMPRHLRPALGGLAVGVIGFWLPQTLGFGYGFVQMALDGDASLWLLGTVCFGKILTTSLTIGSGGSGGVFGPSVVIGGAAGALVGIFFHHYMPSVVPQPAAFVLVGMAGFFTGVSNTPISTIIFISEMSNSYQLLLPSLLVCSLTYLLSKRWTIYTSQVDGPVDSPAHAGTLFVDVLQKLKVEELQDRLTPPCLIPHNMTLARFKERFCSTKEHYFPVVNGDERMIGIFSVNDVREFLFEPGLDSLVVMSELGTRDVISTTLGEDLNSVLSKVTVKNIDSIPVVRDDDPDIVLGMLSRRTIIDFYNRRLAKLRQRKEKG from the coding sequence ATGCGCAAAGACCCGGCTGAATACGACCGGATCATGGCCATGGGCAGGTGGCTCCTGAATTTTGTGCTCATCGGCGTGGTCAGCGGCCTGGGGGCGGTACTTTTTCATTTGCTGTGCGAAGGCGGCAATTTTCTGTTCATGGACATGCTGGCCGGATACCATCCGCCCGCACCGGCCGGTGAGCGGCATCTGCTGCCCAGCACGGGGAACGAGTTCAACAGGTACATGCTCCTCGTGCTTCCGGCTCTGGGCGGCCTGGTCAGCGGCTGGCTGGTGTACACGTTCGCGCCGGAAGCCGAAGGCCACGGCACGGACGGCGCCATCGACGCCTACCACCGCAAGGCGGGGCACATTCGAGGGCGTGTGCCCATCATCAAGACCCTGGCTTCGGCCATAACCCTGACCTCCGGCGGGTCGGGGGGACGCGAAGGCCCCATCGCGCAGATCGGGGCCGGTTTCGGATCCTTCCTGGCCACGCGGCTGAAACTTTCGGACCGGGACCGGCGGATCATGTTGGCCGCGGGCATGGCCGCCGGGGTGGGCAGCATTTTCAGGGCCCCCCTGGCCGGGGCGCTGTTCGCGGCCGAGGTGCTGTATCGCGATCCTGAAATAGAGGGGGACGTGATCATCCCTGCCGGTCTGTCCTCGGTGGTGGCGTACTGCATCTTCTGCATGTTCTTCGGTTGGGGGAATCTTTTCAGGGCGCCGCATATGGAGTTCTCGAATCCCCTGGCGCTGGGGCCATATACGGTTCTGGCCGTTGTTCTGGCCGGCGTGGGCTGGCTTTACGTGACCAGCTTCCATCGCATCACCGCTTTTTTCAGATCGTTGCGCATGCCCCGGCACCTGCGCCCCGCCCTCGGGGGGCTTGCCGTCGGCGTGATCGGCTTCTGGCTGCCCCAGACCCTGGGTTTCGGATACGGTTTCGTGCAGATGGCCCTGGACGGCGACGCGTCGTTGTGGTTGCTGGGGACGGTCTGTTTCGGCAAGATCCTGACCACTTCGCTGACCATCGGCTCCGGCGGTTCCGGCGGCGTGTTCGGTCCTTCCGTGGTGATCGGCGGCGCCGCCGGTGCGCTGGTCGGAATTTTCTTCCATCATTACATGCCCTCGGTGGTTCCGCAGCCCGCGGCATTCGTGCTGGTGGGCATGGCCGGATTTTTCACCGGAGTATCCAACACGCCCATTTCGACCATCATCTTCATCAGCGAGATGAGCAATTCCTATCAATTGCTGTTGCCGAGCCTGCTGGTCTGTTCCCTGACCTACCTTCTGTCCAAGCGCTGGACCATCTACACCTCGCAGGTGGACGGGCCTGTCGATTCTCCCGCGCATGCCGGGACGCTCTTCGTCGATGTGCTGCAGAAGCTTAAAGTCGAGGAATTGCAGGACCGCCTTACTCCGCCCTGTCTCATTCCGCATAACATGACCCTGGCCCGCTTCAAGGAACGTTTTTGCTCCACCAAGGAACATTATTTTCCCGTGGTGAACGGCGACGAGCGCATGATCGGGATCTTCTCCGTCAACGATGTGCGCGAGTTTCTTTTTGAACCGGGCCTTGACTCCCTGGTGGTCATGTCGGAATTGGGTACCAGGGACGTCATATCCACCACACTTGGCGAGGACCTCAATTCCGTTCTTTCCAAGGTGACGGTGAAGAATATTGACTCCATACCAGTGGTTCGGGATGATGACCCAGATATTGTGCTGGGCATGCTCAGCAGGAGAACCATCATCGACTTTTACAACAGGCGTCTGGCCAAGCTTCGCCAGCGCAAGGAAAAGGGGTGA
- a CDS encoding MoaD/ThiS family protein, whose protein sequence is MQIRIKCFATLSDHTPQGGSLQLPEGATVMDAMTLVGLKETDVKLIFVNSKSAGLDTVLADDDQLGIFPAVGGG, encoded by the coding sequence ATGCAGATACGGATCAAATGTTTCGCGACGCTCAGCGACCATACTCCGCAAGGCGGCAGCCTGCAGTTGCCCGAGGGCGCGACGGTGATGGACGCCATGACCCTGGTCGGGCTCAAGGAGACGGATGTGAAGCTGATCTTCGTCAACAGCAAGAGCGCGGGGCTCGATACCGTGCTGGCCGATGACGATCAGTTGGGCATATTTCCGGCGGTGGGCGGGGGATGA
- a CDS encoding HesA/MoeB/ThiF family protein encodes MSDSFARGLERVSGHDAQRRVRTVSLAELGALCEREGMTPAQGGRQALAHDVTPLPLLKSRHGISLSEQAALMDSTVLLVGAGGLGGYVLELLARFGVGHIVVADGDVFEESNLNRQLLSSVADLGRNKARVAAERVARIAPLVEVRALEMFLDRSNLPLALQGVGVVVDALGGIEPRIALHDVALGLGIPVVAAAVAGWTVVVGSETEARRGISRMWSDPGASDAEHTLGSLAPAVSLAAALMAAETSRYLLKGELRLAGRMLHADLASFSFEIYDLE; translated from the coding sequence ATGAGCGACTCGTTCGCGCGCGGCCTTGAGCGGGTAAGCGGCCATGACGCCCAGCGTAGGGTGCGCACCGTTTCGCTGGCGGAGCTTGGCGCGTTGTGTGAACGCGAGGGCATGACTCCGGCCCAGGGAGGGCGGCAGGCTCTGGCGCATGACGTCACGCCCCTGCCGTTGCTCAAGAGCAGGCATGGCATCAGCCTGTCCGAACAGGCCGCGCTCATGGACTCGACCGTGCTGTTGGTCGGGGCCGGAGGGCTGGGCGGTTATGTGCTGGAACTGCTGGCCCGGTTTGGCGTGGGGCACATAGTCGTTGCAGACGGCGATGTTTTCGAGGAGAGCAATCTCAATAGGCAATTGCTCTCCAGCGTGGCGGATCTGGGCCGCAACAAGGCCAGGGTCGCGGCGGAGCGGGTGGCGCGCATTGCCCCCTTGGTGGAAGTGCGGGCGCTTGAGATGTTTCTGGACCGGAGCAATCTGCCCCTGGCCCTGCAAGGGGTCGGGGTGGTCGTCGATGCGCTGGGCGGGATAGAGCCGCGCATCGCCCTGCACGATGTGGCGCTGGGTCTTGGAATTCCGGTCGTGGCCGCCGCCGTGGCCGGCTGGACGGTGGTGGTGGGCAGCGAGACTGAAGCGCGCCGGGGCATCTCACGAATGTGGTCCGATCCCGGCGCTTCGGACGCGGAGCACACCCTGGGCAGCCTGGCCCCGGCGGTTTCGCTGGCAGCGGCGCTCATGGCGGCCGAGACCTCCCGCTATCTGCTCAAGGGCGAGCTTCGGTTAGCCGGGCGCATGCTGCACGCCGATCTGGCTTCCTTTTCTTTTGAAATCTATGATCTTGAATAA
- the rdgB gene encoding RdgB/HAM1 family non-canonical purine NTP pyrophosphatase: MNTIVLATSNAGKIRELGAMLAEQVPDIRVLGLSDFPMIKDIPETGVTFEENARIKAVAVAQATGLVAVADDSGLAVDALGGAPGVYSARYSGEGATDEKNVVKLLDALADVPDAERGCHFACVMLAVTPGGEELIGRGAWQGRVTRAPSGSGGFGYDPVFFDETLGVTAAQMEAQVKNARSHRGLALRDLLRGWPEFWKKAQLELEK, translated from the coding sequence ATGAATACAATTGTTTTGGCAACGAGCAACGCGGGAAAAATCCGTGAATTGGGGGCCATGCTGGCCGAGCAGGTGCCTGATATCCGGGTTCTTGGACTGTCCGATTTTCCCATGATCAAGGACATCCCCGAGACAGGAGTGACTTTCGAGGAAAACGCGCGCATCAAGGCCGTGGCCGTGGCCCAGGCAACGGGGCTGGTGGCCGTGGCCGACGACTCCGGCCTGGCCGTGGACGCTCTTGGCGGTGCTCCGGGTGTCTATTCCGCCCGTTACAGCGGTGAGGGCGCCACGGACGAAAAGAACGTGGTCAAGTTGCTTGACGCCCTGGCTGATGTGCCGGATGCCGAACGGGGCTGTCATTTCGCCTGCGTCATGCTGGCGGTCACCCCCGGCGGAGAGGAGTTGATCGGCCGGGGAGCCTGGCAGGGCCGGGTGACCAGAGCGCCCTCGGGCAGCGGCGGCTTCGGGTATGACCCTGTATTTTTCGACGAGACCTTGGGTGTGACGGCGGCACAAATGGAAGCGCAGGTCAAGAATGCGCGCAGTCATCGCGGCCTTGCCCTGCGGGATCTGCTGCGCGGCTGGCCTGAATTCTGGAAAAAAGCTCAGCTGGAACTGGAGAAATAA